A region from the Branchiostoma lanceolatum isolate klBraLanc5 chromosome 2, klBraLanc5.hap2, whole genome shotgun sequence genome encodes:
- the LOC136427602 gene encoding kelch-like protein 24: MDVRSEEDCCADEFFCRLQGLRSEGHLVDVTLCAEGKEIRCHRLVLSACSDYFHAMFGGAHSESKKDKIEIGGVSAEALQLLVDFAYTPKFNITEENVYHQFEAANMLQVKPVEDACEKFLTNNLSPDTCLEVWTLADNLSFVKLSAVARRYALKSFAEVCKTEEFLQLPIEFLKTYISDQGLHAKKEAEVLDAVMLWARHDFKQRKSHLKELLECVCFSGVDRDYLKNMMETDKVLSGVPGIKELIKDPSRHGKPRHFQQEEIVLLGGIMSGYDPPIVNQDVYRLNLDFDVVDKAPLTQIFQFKEGSAACVLDNDVIVTGGDKSMSQAWRYKPSLNSWTRLKSLKKGRKHHGMAVLNGDVYVVGGENRACDLITDVEVYSGKTNRWTKVAPLIYPVIHFGIATCCDKVFGGQMEHYCYRLSDEVQFYDSTRKEWDYATALPYALADIKACTINSKIYLVGGDLDRVLCYNPQEEHYEEMAKRLCRWNNCSATVSGSEIYITGGWARVIWNMNINPFSTVQCYDVSSDTMIMCKDLPLPLCEHHTVTVSKH; this comes from the coding sequence ATGGACGTCAGGTCTGAGGAGGACTGTTGTGCAGACGAGTTCTTCTGCCGTTTGCAGGGGCTGAGGTCAGAAGGTCACCTGGTGGACGTGACCTTGTGTGCTGAAGGGAAGGAGATCCGCTGTCACAGACTGGTTCTGTCCGCCTGCTCCGACTACTTCCACGCCATGTTCGGTGGAGCTCACAGTGAGAGTAAGAAGGACAAGATAGAGATAGGAGGGGTGAGTGCAGAGGCACTACAACTCCTGGTGGACTTTGCCTATACGCCCAAGTTCAACATCACCGAAGAAAACGTTTATCACCAGTTTGAAGCAGCCAACATGCTGCAGGTCAAGCCTGTTGAAGACGCCTGTGAAAAGTTTCTTACCAACAACTTGAGTCCAGACACATGTTTGGAAGTATGGACTTTGGCAGACAATCTGTCGTTTGTGAAGTTGTCTGCTGTGGCAAGACGCTATGCACTTAAGAGTTTTGCAGAAGTGTGTAAGACTGAGGAGTTCCTTCAGCTGCCTATAGAGTTCTTAAAGACATACATCTCAGATCAGGGCCTTCATGCTAAGAAAGAGGCAGAAGTGTTAGATGCAGTCATGCTTTGGGCAAGGCATGATTTCAAGCAACGAAAAAGTCACCTCAAGGAGCTGTTGGAGTGTGTTTGTTTCTCAGGTGTGGACCGGGACTATCTTAAGAACATGATGGAGACAGACAAGGTGTTGTCAGGAGTTCCTGGTATCAAGGAACTGATCAAGGATCCATCTAGACATGGAAAGCCTCGCCACTTTCAGCAGGAAGAAATTGTCCTCCTAGGTGGAATCATGAGCGGATATGATCCACCAATAGTCAACCAGGATGTGTACAGACTCAACCTTGACTTTGATGTTGTTGACAAGGCTCCATTGACACAGATATTTCAGTTCAAGGAGGGAAGTGCGGCATGTGTTCTTGATAATGATGTCATAGTTACAGGGGGTGATAAATCTATGTCTCAAGCATGGAGGTACAAGCCATCTCTGAATTCTTGGACCAGGCTGAAGTCcctgaagaaaggaagaaaacatCACGGAATGGCGGTTCTTAATGGAGATGTGTATGTTGTTGGCGGTGAGAACCGTGCATGTGACTTGATAACTGATGTAGAAGTGTACAGTGGGAAGACCAACAGGTGGACGAAGGTAGCACCACTTATATACCCTGTCATCCATTTTGGAATAGCTACCTGTTGTGACAAGGTATTCGGTGGCCAGATGGAACACTATTGCTACAGACTATCTGACGAAGTACAGTTCTATGATTCCACCCGTAAGGAGTGGGACTACGCAACCGCATTGCCATATGCATTGGCAGATATTAAAGCGTGCACTATCAACTCCAAGATCTACTTGGTAGGTGGAGATTTAGACCGTGTCCTCTGCTATAATCCACAGGAAGAACATTATGAGGAGATGGCTAAAAGACTGTGCCGGTGGAATAATTGCAGTGCCACTGTGTCGGGTTCTGAAATCTACATCACTGGTGGCTGGGCCCGTGTCATTTGGAATATGAACATTAATCCCTTCTCAACAGTTCAGTGTTATGATGTGAGCAGTGACACCATGATCATGTGTAAAGATTTGCCATTGCCACTCTGTGAACACCACACTGTAACAGTATCCAAACACTAA